In Mastigocladopsis repens PCC 10914, a single window of DNA contains:
- a CDS encoding M20 family metallopeptidase, translating to MVSTFPNPASVDLSRVRLPIRSLQPQLVEWRRRLHQKPELGFQEKLTAEFVSQKLQEWGIEHQTGIAQTGIVATIGGNNLSTQKVLAIRADMDALPIQELNEVSYRSQHDGVMHACGHDGHTAIALGTAYYLHQNRDTFAGTVKIIFQPAEEGPGGAKPMIEAGVLKNPDVDAIIGLHLWNNLPLGTLGVRAGALMAAVETFKCTILGKGGHGAMPHQTVDSVVVAAQIVNALQTIVARNVNPLDSAVVTVGELHAGSKNNVIADTARMSGTVRYFNVAYEGFFKQRLEQIIAGICQSHGANYDLQHWSLYPPVINDATIAELVRSVAQEVIETPMGVVPECQTMGGEDMSYFLQEVPGCYFFLGSANPEKGLAYPHHHPRFDFDETVLPMGVEMFVRCVEKFCN from the coding sequence ATGGTTTCTACATTCCCAAACCCCGCTTCTGTTGATTTATCTCGCGTGCGACTCCCCATCCGCTCACTGCAACCACAGCTTGTGGAGTGGCGGCGACGCTTGCATCAAAAACCAGAATTGGGTTTCCAAGAAAAACTAACCGCCGAGTTTGTCTCGCAGAAGTTGCAGGAATGGGGTATCGAGCATCAAACTGGCATTGCTCAAACTGGCATTGTAGCCACCATTGGGGGTAATAACCTCAGCACTCAAAAAGTGTTAGCGATTCGAGCGGATATGGATGCTTTGCCAATTCAAGAACTCAACGAGGTGTCCTATCGCTCGCAACACGATGGGGTGATGCACGCCTGCGGACATGATGGACATACAGCGATCGCCCTAGGGACAGCATACTATCTCCACCAGAACCGGGATACTTTTGCTGGCACTGTTAAAATTATCTTCCAGCCAGCAGAAGAAGGACCAGGAGGCGCAAAACCGATGATCGAAGCTGGGGTGTTGAAAAACCCTGATGTTGACGCGATTATCGGTTTGCACCTTTGGAATAATCTGCCTTTGGGGACACTAGGTGTCCGCGCTGGTGCATTGATGGCAGCTGTAGAAACCTTTAAATGCACAATTTTGGGCAAAGGCGGACACGGTGCTATGCCCCATCAAACAGTTGATTCAGTCGTAGTTGCTGCCCAAATCGTCAATGCCTTACAAACTATAGTCGCTCGCAACGTCAATCCTCTTGATTCGGCAGTGGTGACAGTGGGCGAACTCCATGCAGGAAGCAAGAACAATGTGATTGCAGATACAGCTAGGATGAGTGGCACTGTAAGGTATTTTAATGTAGCATATGAAGGCTTTTTTAAGCAGCGCCTTGAGCAAATTATTGCGGGCATTTGCCAGAGCCATGGTGCTAACTATGACTTGCAACACTGGTCACTTTACCCACCAGTCATCAATGATGCTACCATAGCCGAACTTGTGCGATCAGTTGCCCAAGAAGTGATAGAAACCCCTATGGGCGTTGTTCCTGAATGCCAAACAATGGGCGGCGAGGATATGTCTTACTTCTTGCAAGAGGTTCCTGGTTGCTATTTCTTTCTCGGTTCTGCTAACCCTGAGAAAGGTTTGGCGTATCCCCACCATCATCCCCGGTTTGATTTTGATGAAACCGTCTTGCCAATGGGTGTGGAGATGTTTGTCCGTTGCGTGGAAAAATTCTGTAATTAA
- the bioD gene encoding dethiobiotin synthase, whose amino-acid sequence MNALLISGTDTEVGKTVLTTALAAYWQKYYSSSRSWGIMKLMQSGEGDCEWYQKLFSLDQSLEELTPLYFQAPLAPPIAAARENKTIDLAKVWRTFTDLRQRRDFLLVEALGGLGSPVTDELTVADLAGEWRLPTVLVVPVRLGAIAQAVANVALAQQSRVYLKGIILNCVQPRTDAEIAEWTPIELIQSLTHTPVLGCLPYLDNPTDLDKMAQVASSLDLERLLDA is encoded by the coding sequence TTGAACGCACTACTGATTTCAGGAACTGATACAGAGGTTGGCAAAACTGTTTTAACAACAGCATTGGCAGCCTACTGGCAGAAATATTACTCTTCTTCCCGCAGCTGGGGAATTATGAAACTGATGCAATCGGGAGAGGGCGACTGCGAGTGGTATCAAAAGCTATTTTCCTTAGACCAATCTCTTGAAGAACTGACACCTTTATATTTTCAAGCACCCCTAGCCCCTCCCATTGCCGCAGCAAGGGAAAACAAAACCATAGATTTAGCAAAAGTGTGGCGAACTTTTACAGATCTACGTCAGCGCCGTGATTTTTTGTTAGTGGAAGCTTTAGGAGGATTAGGTTCGCCAGTAACCGATGAACTGACAGTGGCTGACTTGGCGGGAGAATGGCGATTACCCACGGTATTAGTTGTACCAGTCAGATTGGGTGCAATAGCTCAAGCAGTGGCTAATGTGGCATTAGCACAACAATCACGAGTGTATTTAAAAGGGATTATTCTCAACTGCGTTCAACCTCGAACAGATGCAGAAATTGCTGAGTGGACGCCAATAGAGTTGATACAATCACTAACTCACACTCCAGTTTTAGGTTGCTTACCGTATCTGGATAACCCAACTGATTTAGATAAAATGGCACAAGTCGCATCAAGTTTAGATTTAGAACGATTGCTAGATGCTTGA
- a CDS encoding serine/threonine-protein kinase, producing the protein MQPPITSGTILQNRYRVTQILGQGGFGRTYLAEDHRRFNELCAIKELIPTATGGYAWEKAKELFQREAAILYQIQHPQVPQFRERFEQDQRLFLVQDYVIGKTYRTLLDERKATGGAFTEQEVLQLMCSLLPVLEHIHSRGIIHRDIAPDNMILRDTDSLPVLIDFGVVKELATKLNSDNTTPATTVGKYGYAPSEQIQTGRAYPSSDLYALAVTAIVLLTGKEPQDLFDEHQLAWNWQRLVTVNPQFASVLNRMLSQKVRDRYQNASDVLQVLQRPQQPKVPTPNVSNVQTVAVGRRPEGVQPSAPNKPNPVIPQQGNRSVLDNPLAVGAITIVVIIVAGVGSWALVRSIRTRSQATPETATAPQTFPSPVIPGGTPLTPTSTPTSTATNNEPVVYSQRLNFGTSNTANVESTIKANQTVQYTFSGEEGQQLTVLLAQEGSVLVSVLGPNQEPIDNAAALFSFYQGTLPFTGKYTIQVRPVPGLPQSNYSLNVGLENPVTPTPSPTPTDILPSPTPTDISPTPTPTDILPSPTPTEISPTPTPTEISPTPTPTEQPSTVPPVEQQNNPPTSETPNVSGETGLPSRL; encoded by the coding sequence ATGCAACCACCGATTACATCTGGCACTATCTTGCAAAACCGCTACCGGGTCACTCAAATTCTGGGTCAGGGGGGATTTGGCAGAACCTATCTGGCGGAAGATCACAGACGTTTTAACGAACTTTGTGCAATCAAGGAATTAATTCCAACAGCAACGGGGGGTTACGCTTGGGAGAAGGCAAAAGAACTTTTTCAGCGAGAAGCAGCAATTTTGTATCAAATTCAACACCCACAAGTGCCTCAATTTCGGGAGAGATTTGAACAAGACCAGCGCTTGTTTTTAGTGCAAGACTATGTTATAGGAAAAACTTATCGGACTTTACTTGATGAGCGCAAAGCCACTGGTGGTGCGTTTACAGAACAAGAAGTGTTGCAACTTATGTGCTCCTTATTACCAGTTTTGGAGCATATTCATAGTCGAGGAATTATTCACCGGGATATTGCACCGGATAATATGATTCTGCGAGACACAGATAGCCTACCAGTCTTAATCGACTTTGGGGTGGTCAAAGAACTGGCAACGAAATTGAATTCAGATAACACAACGCCTGCAACCACTGTAGGAAAATATGGTTATGCCCCAAGTGAGCAAATCCAGACAGGTCGAGCATATCCAAGCAGTGACTTGTATGCATTAGCTGTCACAGCAATCGTCTTGCTGACTGGGAAAGAACCTCAAGATTTATTTGATGAACATCAACTGGCGTGGAATTGGCAACGCTTGGTAACGGTCAATCCACAATTTGCCTCTGTGCTGAATCGCATGTTAAGTCAAAAAGTGCGCGATCGCTACCAAAATGCTTCTGATGTATTACAAGTCTTACAAAGACCGCAACAACCGAAAGTTCCAACCCCTAATGTGTCCAATGTACAAACAGTTGCCGTTGGTCGCCGCCCTGAGGGGGTACAACCATCTGCCCCCAATAAACCCAACCCAGTCATTCCACAACAGGGAAACCGTTCAGTTTTAGATAATCCTTTGGCAGTCGGAGCAATTACCATTGTTGTTATTATTGTAGCAGGCGTCGGTTCTTGGGCGCTGGTAAGATCGATCCGCACGCGCTCACAAGCAACACCAGAAACAGCAACAGCTCCACAAACTTTCCCGTCACCTGTTATTCCTGGTGGAACTCCGTTAACACCTACATCTACACCTACATCTACAGCTACCAATAATGAACCTGTTGTATACAGTCAGCGCCTAAATTTTGGAACGTCTAACACTGCTAACGTTGAGAGTACTATCAAAGCGAATCAAACAGTTCAGTATACCTTTTCTGGTGAAGAAGGGCAACAGTTAACTGTATTGCTTGCTCAAGAAGGCAGTGTTTTGGTATCAGTTTTGGGTCCTAATCAAGAACCAATTGACAATGCTGCTGCATTGTTTTCATTCTATCAAGGAACATTGCCTTTTACTGGTAAATATACCATTCAGGTACGTCCAGTCCCAGGGCTTCCCCAAAGTAATTACAGTCTTAATGTTGGATTAGAAAACCCAGTTACACCGACACCTTCGCCCACACCCACAGACATCTTACCTTCACCCACACCCACAGATATCTCTCCCACACCCACACCCACAGACATCTTACCTTCACCCACACCCACAGAGATTTCTCCCACACCCACACCCACAGAGATTTCTCCCACACCTACACCCACAGAACAGCCGTCCACAGTTCCTCCTGTAGAGCAACAAAATAACCCCCCTACTAGTGAAACACCCAATGTTTCTGGTGAAACAGGTTTGCCGTCAAGACTGTAG
- a CDS encoding ribose-phosphate pyrophosphokinase — protein sequence MNAHRGSAVLSSATLKVQPTTTGISENNRLRLFSGSANVPLSQEVARYLGMDLGPMIRKRFADGELYIQIQESIRGCDVYLIQPCCRPVNDHLMELLIMIDACRRASARQVTAVLPYYGYARADRKTAGRESITAKLVANLLTEAGANRILAMDLHSSQIQGYFDLPLDHVYGSPVLLDYLASKQLPDLVVVSPDVGGVARARAFAKKLNDAPLAIIDKRRQAHNVAEVLNVIGDVKDKTAVLVDDMIDTAGTITAGAKLLRDEGARQVYACATHAVFSPPAIERLSSGVFEEVIVTNTIPIAESERFPQLVVLSVANLLGETIWRIHEDSSVSSMFR from the coding sequence ATGAATGCACATCGAGGATCTGCTGTGCTCAGTTCTGCAACTTTAAAAGTGCAGCCGACTACAACAGGAATATCTGAAAATAACCGCCTGCGGCTGTTCTCTGGCTCTGCCAATGTACCACTATCCCAAGAAGTCGCTCGTTACCTGGGCATGGATTTGGGACCAATGATTCGCAAACGATTTGCGGATGGAGAACTATATATTCAAATCCAAGAATCAATCCGGGGCTGTGATGTTTATTTAATCCAGCCCTGTTGTCGTCCGGTGAATGACCATTTGATGGAATTGCTGATTATGATCGATGCCTGTCGGCGTGCTTCTGCACGGCAGGTGACAGCAGTCCTTCCCTATTATGGTTATGCTCGAGCGGATCGCAAAACCGCAGGAAGAGAGTCAATAACTGCCAAGCTGGTTGCAAATCTCCTTACAGAAGCAGGTGCCAACCGTATTCTCGCAATGGATTTGCACTCTTCTCAGATTCAAGGCTATTTCGATCTACCGTTAGATCACGTTTACGGTTCTCCAGTTTTGCTCGATTATCTAGCAAGCAAACAACTGCCTGACCTGGTCGTGGTTTCCCCAGATGTCGGCGGTGTTGCACGAGCTAGGGCATTTGCGAAAAAGCTCAATGATGCGCCACTGGCAATTATAGATAAACGCCGTCAGGCTCACAACGTTGCCGAAGTTTTAAATGTCATCGGCGATGTCAAAGACAAAACGGCAGTGCTGGTAGATGACATGATAGACACGGCTGGAACCATCACTGCGGGAGCAAAACTCTTGCGTGACGAAGGCGCGCGTCAGGTTTATGCCTGTGCGACTCACGCGGTGTTTTCTCCACCGGCAATTGAGCGATTATCAAGTGGGGTGTTTGAGGAAGTGATTGTCACAAATACAATTCCCATCGCAGAAAGTGAGCGCTTTCCACAGTTAGTGGTGCTGTCAGTGGCTAATCTGCTTGGGGAAACCATCTGGCGGATTCACGAAGATAGCTCTGTCAGTAGTATGTTCCGCTAG
- a CDS encoding Uma2 family endonuclease translates to MNSKKTMVQSFYTVTDEELMLMSSQNPELRFERNADGTLETMPPTGGISGNREAKAVAYLLTWVESQDLGEVFSPSTGFRLPNTAVRSPDAAFVAKGRLPKGWDQQEDRFINLAPDFVIEIRSKNDSLEKLKAKMEEYITNGVKLAWLIDRQNQQALVYRSDASITQYPATAILSGEDVIPGFTLPLKRIL, encoded by the coding sequence ATGAACAGCAAAAAAACAATGGTGCAATCTTTCTATACTGTCACCGATGAAGAACTTATGCTGATGAGTTCGCAAAACCCAGAACTGCGATTTGAACGTAATGCTGATGGAACGTTAGAAACTATGCCACCAACAGGGGGAATTTCTGGTAATCGAGAAGCAAAAGCAGTTGCTTATCTCCTGACTTGGGTAGAAAGTCAGGATTTAGGTGAAGTTTTCAGTCCAAGCACAGGTTTTAGATTACCAAATACTGCGGTGCGATCGCCTGATGCAGCTTTTGTGGCTAAAGGACGTTTACCTAAAGGTTGGGATCAGCAAGAAGACAGGTTTATCAACTTAGCACCCGACTTTGTGATTGAGATTCGTTCTAAAAACGATAGCTTGGAAAAACTCAAGGCAAAGATGGAAGAATATATAACCAATGGTGTCAAGTTGGCATGGTTAATCGACCGTCAAAATCAGCAAGCTTTGGTTTATCGTAGCGATGCTTCAATAACCCAGTATCCAGCTACGGCAATTTTAAGTGGTGAAGATGTTATCCCAGGGTTTACTTTACCGTTGAAAAGGATATTGTAG